The Thalassotalea sp. HSM 43 genome window below encodes:
- a CDS encoding YbaB/EbfC family nucleoid-associated protein: MFKGGMGNIMKQAQQMQAKMEQAQKEIADMEVIGESGAGMVKVTMTGSHNVRRIEIDESLMEDDKDMVEDLVAAAFNDAVRRVEETSKEKMSAVTGGMQMPPGMKMPF; the protein is encoded by the coding sequence ATGTTTAAAGGCGGCATGGGCAACATCATGAAGCAAGCCCAGCAAATGCAAGCAAAAATGGAACAAGCGCAGAAAGAAATCGCAGATATGGAAGTTATCGGTGAGTCTGGTGCTGGTATGGTTAAAGTAACCATGACAGGTAGCCATAATGTTCGTCGTATCGAAATCGATGAAAGCTTGATGGAAGACGACAAAGACATGGTTGAAGATTTGGTTGCCGCAGCATTTAACGACGCCGTTCGTCGTGTTGAAGAAACCTCGAAAGAGAAAATGTCTGCCGTTACTGGCGGTATGCAAATGCCTCCAGGAATGAAAATGCCATTCTAA
- the dnaX gene encoding DNA polymerase III subunit gamma/tau, protein MSYQVLARKWRPKDFTQLMGQEHVVTVLMNALSQQRLHHAYLFTGTRGVGKTTIARIFAKSLNCEQGVTANPCGQCDVCLDIDAGRFVDLLEIDAASRTKVDDTREILDNVQYAPSRGRYKVYLIDEVHMLSKSSFNALLKTLEEPPEHVKFILATTDPQKLPVTVLSRCLQFHLKALTPTQIETKLKEILDAETVTFEEDAIALLAKAARGSMRDSLSLTDQAIAQGQGHIVADNVVQMLGGVDQNWVYKILVALLKQNPQELMQLSQDIASYAPNYHRLLAELLQLLHQVALWQLVPNGVDLDAQKAKLIDKFARAMAPEDVQLYYQIAVNGRKDLAYAGDEQSGFDMVMLRMLAFKPAASHQALTSAIPDNATQTIEFDADTEQSTATTAAVQSVTPAAEPEKKAKAEAAPKAEPTPEPKSEPKPELKPEPTPEPTPELKPEPELELSSADEQNPTPQADVFAAKQMRATSAEQLQSEQQQLEAMAEVQRAPASEQLPTQTTEQAIEPVLHSEQQAQPVQQTPQQSAEPQVDNQQPVADNVNSDVEKMLATRNMLRSRRKAAEDTGKKPSAPVAKATLSPPKVSSQSSQQVDSQQVEAQQATAQSDANTSEFNLSATDANTAEAEAVDVSRATATATQNATVEPTALSQPHDDVAVAEAPISEEKSTEAPVTEGPVTEGPVTVATSTAQANPTAEHQSHQAVNLCHSNEFNADVIDPAVIRDANQIDSWAHTIDAMGLSGRVRQLALNAELDLSTTDSQLVINLDNRWMHLNSPAALESMKACYSNLKQQQADVIINPVDEPKSTPFVIQQIINEKRLAWAKQLINDDDFVTALQQQFQAFVDENSIMPL, encoded by the coding sequence ATGAGCTATCAGGTACTTGCCAGAAAATGGCGGCCAAAGGATTTTACCCAATTGATGGGGCAAGAGCATGTTGTCACTGTGTTGATGAATGCCTTGAGCCAACAGCGCCTGCATCATGCCTATTTGTTTACCGGTACTCGAGGTGTCGGTAAAACCACCATAGCTCGTATTTTTGCCAAAAGCCTAAATTGTGAACAGGGCGTCACGGCCAATCCATGTGGTCAATGTGATGTATGTCTTGATATCGATGCCGGCCGCTTTGTCGATTTACTTGAAATCGATGCCGCATCTCGCACCAAGGTTGACGATACGCGTGAGATCCTGGATAACGTGCAGTACGCGCCAAGTCGTGGTCGTTACAAAGTGTACCTTATCGATGAAGTACACATGTTATCGAAAAGCAGTTTCAATGCCTTATTGAAAACCCTTGAAGAGCCGCCCGAGCATGTGAAATTTATTCTCGCCACCACCGATCCGCAAAAGTTACCGGTCACGGTGTTGTCGCGTTGTTTGCAATTTCATTTAAAAGCATTAACACCAACGCAAATCGAAACCAAGCTTAAAGAAATTCTTGATGCGGAAACCGTAACCTTTGAAGAAGACGCGATTGCCTTATTAGCGAAGGCTGCACGCGGCAGTATGCGCGATAGTTTAAGCCTTACCGATCAAGCAATAGCGCAAGGGCAAGGCCATATCGTTGCCGACAATGTGGTGCAAATGCTAGGTGGTGTTGATCAAAATTGGGTATACAAGATCCTTGTTGCATTATTAAAACAAAACCCGCAAGAATTAATGCAATTGAGCCAAGATATTGCCTCATACGCACCTAACTATCACCGCCTATTGGCAGAGCTATTGCAGCTATTACATCAAGTGGCGTTGTGGCAATTGGTGCCAAACGGTGTTGATCTTGATGCACAAAAAGCCAAATTGATTGATAAGTTTGCTCGCGCTATGGCACCGGAAGATGTGCAGCTTTACTATCAAATTGCCGTCAATGGCCGCAAAGATCTGGCCTATGCTGGTGATGAACAAAGCGGTTTTGATATGGTAATGTTACGTATGTTGGCGTTCAAACCTGCAGCATCTCATCAAGCATTGACCAGTGCTATACCGGACAACGCGACACAAACGATTGAGTTTGATGCAGATACTGAACAATCAACGGCTACAACAGCAGCTGTGCAAAGCGTAACGCCAGCGGCCGAGCCTGAAAAAAAGGCAAAAGCCGAAGCGGCACCTAAAGCTGAGCCTACACCAGAACCTAAATCAGAACCTAAGCCAGAGCTTAAGCCTGAACCTACGCCAGAGCCTACACCAGAGCTCAAGCCAGAACCTGAACTTGAGTTAAGTTCGGCAGATGAGCAAAACCCAACGCCTCAGGCGGATGTGTTCGCAGCAAAACAAATGCGAGCAACATCAGCGGAGCAATTGCAATCGGAGCAGCAACAGCTTGAAGCCATGGCTGAGGTGCAACGTGCGCCAGCATCAGAGCAACTGCCAACTCAAACGACAGAGCAGGCGATTGAGCCGGTTCTGCATTCTGAGCAACAAGCTCAGCCAGTACAACAAACTCCACAGCAGTCTGCTGAGCCACAAGTCGACAACCAACAACCGGTTGCTGACAATGTAAACTCCGATGTTGAGAAAATGCTTGCCACACGCAATATGTTGCGTAGCCGCCGTAAAGCGGCGGAGGATACTGGAAAAAAGCCATCAGCTCCGGTAGCAAAGGCGACTCTTAGTCCGCCAAAAGTTAGCTCCCAATCTTCTCAACAAGTAGATTCTCAACAAGTAGAAGCTCAACAAGCAACAGCTCAAAGCGACGCTAATACCAGTGAATTCAACTTGAGTGCTACTGACGCAAACACGGCTGAAGCAGAAGCGGTTGATGTAAGTAGAGCTACTGCGACAGCGACACAAAATGCAACCGTCGAGCCAACCGCTTTAAGCCAACCACACGATGATGTGGCCGTTGCTGAAGCGCCGATCTCAGAAGAGAAAAGCACAGAAGCGCCAGTCACAGAAGGGCCAGTTACAGAAGGGCCAGTTACAGTAGCAACAAGCACAGCGCAAGCAAATCCTACGGCTGAACATCAAAGTCATCAAGCAGTGAACTTGTGTCACTCAAATGAATTTAATGCCGATGTGATTGATCCTGCTGTTATTCGCGATGCTAATCAAATTGATAGTTGGGCCCATACCATCGATGCCATGGGCTTGAGTGGGCGAGTGCGTCAATTGGCGTTAAATGCCGAGTTGGATTTAAGCACAACCGACAGTCAATTGGTCATTAATCTGGATAACCGTTGGATGCATTTAAACTCGCCCGCGGCATTAGAAAGCATGAAAGCATGCTACAGCAACTTAAAGCAACAACAGGCTGACGTTATCATAAACCCTGTCGATGAACCGAAATCAACACCGTTTGTGATCCAGCAAATCATCAATGAAAAGCGATTGGCTTGGGCCAAACAGCTAATCAATGACGATGATTTTGTCACGGCATTGCAGCAACAATTTCAAGCATTTGTCGATGAAAATTCGATCATGCCATTGTAA
- the apt gene encoding adenine phosphoribosyltransferase: MTEQDINYLKSVIHDVPDYPIEGIMFRDITGILDDAKAFLFCIEHLKEKYQDMGITKIVGTEARGFLFGAPLALALGIGFVPVRKPGKLPRETFSQTYDLEYGQDTLEIHQDALVADDKVLMIDDLLATGGTIEATTKLIRNVGASVTQAAFVIGLPDLKGPERLESMGVDVYTMVDYEGE, translated from the coding sequence ATGACCGAACAAGACATCAATTACTTAAAAAGCGTTATACATGACGTGCCTGATTATCCAATCGAAGGCATTATGTTTCGCGATATCACCGGCATTTTAGATGATGCCAAAGCCTTTCTGTTTTGCATTGAGCACCTAAAAGAAAAATACCAAGATATGGGCATCACCAAAATTGTTGGTACTGAAGCCCGTGGGTTTTTATTTGGTGCGCCATTAGCATTGGCATTAGGCATTGGTTTTGTCCCGGTAAGAAAGCCTGGCAAATTGCCACGCGAAACTTTTTCGCAAACATACGACTTGGAATACGGTCAAGATACCTTGGAAATTCATCAAGACGCCTTAGTCGCTGACGATAAAGTGTTAATGATTGATGATTTACTGGCCACTGGTGGTACTATAGAAGCAACCACTAAGTTAATTCGCAACGTTGGCGCTTCAGTTACGCAAGCTGCGTTTGTCATCGGATTGCCTGATTTAAAAGGCCCAGAGCGCCTAGAGTCGATGGGTGTCGATGTTTACACTATGGTGGATTATGAAGGCGAGTAA